From Pseudomonadota bacterium, a single genomic window includes:
- a CDS encoding NAD(P)-dependent oxidoreductase, with translation MRAGFIGTGSMGEPLATNILDQEKSLVAYDVNSEATAGLADKQARIVSSPAAVANEAELVFACMPTIEAFRAVITGADGVINGKQMKTFVNLGTMGSEAVTEMEKALAANGIPMLDSPITGGVQRAWDADITVITSGPQSVYDQVEPYLKSFARDIHYVGDKVGQAQIAKVCNNIMSFTNLVIGLEALTLASKGGLDPHKVLDVINSGSGQNSASLSKIPNSIMKGSFNLQAPLHIIEKDAFLWRMESERLEVPQGVGSATYQTIQEALAMGLRDGDLSEIVKVIERAAGTKILNTDN, from the coding sequence ATGAGGGCGGGATTTATCGGAACCGGTAGTATGGGGGAGCCCTTGGCGACGAATATACTAGATCAAGAAAAATCTCTTGTAGCCTATGACGTAAACTCAGAAGCCACGGCAGGTTTAGCTGACAAGCAAGCACGAATTGTCAGTTCTCCAGCTGCCGTTGCAAACGAGGCTGAGCTTGTTTTTGCCTGCATGCCAACCATCGAGGCCTTCCGAGCGGTCATCACCGGTGCCGATGGTGTCATTAATGGTAAACAAATGAAGACGTTCGTCAATCTTGGCACTATGGGCTCAGAAGCAGTCACTGAGATGGAAAAAGCCCTCGCAGCGAATGGCATTCCGATGCTAGATTCCCCTATTACCGGCGGGGTACAACGGGCATGGGACGCTGATATTACGGTTATCACTTCCGGCCCTCAAAGCGTGTACGATCAAGTCGAACCTTATTTGAAGTCATTTGCCCGCGATATTCATTATGTCGGTGACAAAGTAGGGCAGGCTCAAATAGCTAAAGTCTGCAATAACATCATGTCTTTCACCAATTTGGTGATTGGCCTGGAAGCTTTAACATTGGCGTCAAAAGGCGGCCTCGATCCGCACAAAGTCCTTGACGTTATAAATTCTGGATCGGGTCAGAATAGCGCTTCCTTGTCAAAAATTCCTAACTCCATAATGAAGGGAAGTTTTAATCTACAAGCGCCATTACATATAATAGAAAAAGATGCGTTCTTGTGGCGAATGGAATCGGAACGCTTGGAAGTTCCCCAAGGAGTTGGAAGCGCAACCTATCAAACCATCCAAGAAGCCTTGGCGATGGGGCTGCGAGACGGCGATTTAAGCGAGATTGTCAAGGTTATTGAACGCGCAGCCGGGACAAAAATCCTGAATACCGACAACTAA
- the arsB gene encoding ACR3 family arsenite efflux transporter, which produces MIKRKITITKSSPLGLFERYLSLWVTLCIGGGVGLGTISPSSFQFVATLEYASVNLVVAIFIWVMIYPMMVNVDFASIRDVGRKPKGLCITLFLNWLIKPFTMAALGVLFFEYLFSGLVDPETAMEYIAGMILLGIAPCTAMVFVWSQLVNGDANYTLVQVSINDIIMIFAFAPLAALLLGVTDIVVPWETLAISVFLYVVIPLAAGYLTRKKLDQSGKRDNVEWFSAKVKPLSIMGLLATIILLFGFQAETILTKPMIIGLIALPLLLQTYGIFLIAYGCAYIWRVPFSIAAPAALIATSNFFELAVAVAISLFGLHSGAALATVVGVLVEVPVMLSLVAFANRTKNKFAAV; this is translated from the coding sequence ATGATCAAAAGAAAAATTACCATCACTAAAAGTTCGCCCCTTGGCCTATTTGAGCGCTATCTCTCTCTCTGGGTGACGCTATGTATTGGTGGTGGTGTTGGCCTTGGCACGATTTCACCGTCTTCTTTCCAGTTTGTAGCAACGCTCGAATATGCCAGTGTAAATTTGGTGGTGGCTATCTTTATTTGGGTGATGATTTACCCGATGATGGTAAACGTTGATTTTGCAAGTATTAGAGACGTTGGGCGGAAACCAAAAGGCCTGTGCATAACCTTGTTTTTGAACTGGCTTATAAAGCCCTTTACTATGGCTGCGCTTGGAGTTTTGTTTTTTGAATACCTCTTTTCTGGGTTGGTCGATCCCGAAACAGCGATGGAATATATTGCGGGAATGATACTACTCGGAATTGCGCCATGCACAGCGATGGTATTCGTCTGGAGCCAATTAGTAAATGGAGATGCTAATTATACACTAGTGCAGGTATCCATTAACGACATCATTATGATTTTTGCCTTTGCACCGTTGGCTGCCCTCTTGCTAGGCGTAACCGATATTGTTGTGCCATGGGAAACTCTGGCGATTTCTGTTTTTTTGTATGTTGTTATTCCGTTAGCGGCCGGATATCTCACCCGCAAAAAGCTAGACCAATCTGGTAAGCGAGACAACGTTGAATGGTTCAGTGCCAAAGTAAAGCCACTCTCCATCATGGGGTTACTGGCCACCATTATTTTGCTTTTTGGTTTTCAAGCGGAAACCATACTTACTAAACCAATGATTATTGGTTTGATTGCCTTACCGTTACTTTTACAAACATATGGCATCTTCTTAATTGCATATGGCTGTGCATATATTTGGCGTGTACCATTTTCTATAGCAGCACCAGCTGCACTCATTGCAACCTCCAATTTCTTCGAGCTGGCAGTGGCAGTGGCCATCAGTTTATTCGGCCTCCACTCAGGCGCGGCGCTTGCTACAGTGGTTGGTGTATTGGTTGAAGTGCCAGTGATGCTATCGTTGGTAGCATTCGCTAATAGAACAAAAAATAAGTTTGCGGCTGTTTGA
- a CDS encoding lyase family protein: MSFLWKKRLGDSASDLLKHYYADILRRPEMLEALHDYDKAQLIMIAESKRAPKSAVKKLVKAIARMERAGVVSERQKLWNVIHGGEDYLRQECGEDAAGWIHLGRSSPTIRVVASRIAFRRKLIDIMTSNLELRHAMIKLARKNLRTLMPGYAYIQPIEAGTFGYYIMSFVEPLRRDFVRLMNAYENTNISAVCTGGGYGIEYDLDIKRLDELLGFKTEMWNARDAIRNYDYAVEAYMGLALMHSTLGRLALDFLIWHSQEFNFIRLPSRHSITSSIAPQMRIPYVLEFINATSGQITGRLTEALSVLKTASDQLEPATMLPAEFWTCCDESHAAIESLIDCLNEIEINKKRMAEKAQAHWVQATTLIAYLVNDKNMSFRVAHQILSVVGKQVVDSNLSPAGITVDMIEEAAIQHTGKKIGLNEEALKQTLDAWSGVEGRHYRGGTSPDRVRAHIKAAKASEREDTRLLKKIIRGIEVASKKRTVAFKELQSAFR; the protein is encoded by the coding sequence TTGAGCTTCTTGTGGAAAAAACGCCTTGGCGATAGTGCGAGTGATCTTCTAAAGCACTATTATGCAGATATTCTACGCCGTCCTGAAATGCTGGAAGCACTTCATGATTACGACAAAGCCCAATTGATAATGATAGCCGAGTCAAAGAGAGCACCCAAAAGTGCGGTAAAAAAATTGGTTAAGGCGATTGCCCGCATGGAGCGAGCTGGCGTTGTGAGCGAACGCCAGAAACTCTGGAATGTAATCCATGGCGGCGAGGACTACCTTCGCCAGGAGTGTGGCGAGGATGCGGCTGGATGGATACATCTTGGCCGTTCAAGTCCGACTATCCGAGTTGTTGCAAGCCGAATAGCCTTTCGAAGAAAACTTATAGATATAATGACATCAAATCTTGAACTTAGGCATGCAATGATCAAGCTGGCCCGCAAAAATCTGAGAACTCTTATGCCGGGATATGCTTATATTCAACCTATAGAGGCCGGTACGTTTGGCTATTATATTATGTCTTTTGTCGAGCCTCTAAGGCGCGATTTTGTTCGGCTTATGAATGCGTATGAAAACACCAACATAAGTGCAGTATGCACAGGCGGTGGGTATGGTATTGAATATGATCTTGATATCAAGCGATTGGATGAACTCCTAGGGTTTAAGACGGAGATGTGGAACGCTCGAGACGCAATCCGAAATTACGACTATGCGGTTGAGGCTTACATGGGGCTTGCTCTTATGCATAGTACCCTGGGACGCCTAGCGCTTGATTTTCTCATCTGGCACAGTCAGGAATTTAATTTTATACGCCTGCCAAGTCGTCACTCCATTACCTCTTCCATCGCCCCACAAATGCGCATTCCATATGTCCTTGAGTTTATAAATGCTACCAGCGGTCAAATAACGGGGCGCCTTACAGAAGCACTTTCGGTTTTAAAAACTGCATCCGATCAGCTCGAACCAGCAACAATGTTACCAGCAGAATTTTGGACTTGCTGCGATGAGTCACATGCCGCTATCGAGTCCCTCATTGACTGTCTCAACGAAATTGAAATTAACAAAAAACGCATGGCGGAAAAGGCACAAGCCCATTGGGTACAGGCAACGACACTTATCGCGTACCTAGTTAATGATAAAAATATGTCTTTCCGTGTCGCACACCAGATATTATCGGTGGTTGGTAAACAGGTAGTGGATAGTAACCTTTCTCCTGCTGGAATAACCGTTGACATGATCGAGGAAGCAGCGATTCAACATACCGGTAAAAAGATTGGCCTTAACGAAGAAGCCCTCAAACAAACACTCGATGCTTGGAGTGGTGTCGAAGGTCGTCACTATAGGGGTGGCACCTCGCCTGATCGAGTTCGCGCCCATATTAAAGCTGCAAAAGCGAGTGAACGGGAGGATACGAGACTTCTTAAGAAGATTATACGTGGTATCGAAGTGGCCTCAAAAAAACGGACTGTAGCCTTTAAAGAACTACAATCCGCGTTTCGGTAA